A genomic region of Tigriopus californicus strain San Diego chromosome 1, Tcal_SD_v2.1, whole genome shotgun sequence contains the following coding sequences:
- the LOC131885482 gene encoding uncharacterized protein LOC131885482 has translation MPRCTAVERGMSITLTKQSSKSSLHTSPNSSRDSLLQVPSPGLQPSPQGTHSSHASTSSSITGRKSPLLLKSPSILRTVGLLGGDNARSQSLDTPDTSLSTKDLRRASIANRSKSLNAAGSLDHPDSSHSSAAVSNSSIPVTEREPTVIAPGTCLSQQTQQTTWINGALVTDVKTSKVNADSAASPGGGWPLFFSLPHLIMMSNLQNFLGARNCKKPSIQPNDYMDGLIANMKTDMKERGLHEMTLPDQEIGVALFDGQMSGLTNLSRRGDALLEAETDHFLLTFALQAKDLRCAYGWRKQRLKGEVVANVEKVTLNLKIKQMLPTSTPPELLNFHVEEVDGVQVYLHGLGPLNGLVKRLLRAFLRRHLKDYLERECKDLIAQELRNAATEEGYFGKGLI, from the exons ATGCCAAGATGTACCGCTGTGGAACGCGGAATGTCCATAACCCTAACGAAACAGAGTTCCAAATCCTCTCTTCACACATCGCCCAACTCGTCACGGGATTCTCTCCTCCAGGTTCCTTCTCCGGGATTGCAACCCAGCCCGCAAGGAACCCATTCTTCCCATGCCAGCACATCGTCCTCAATAACTGGTCGGAAGAGTCCCCTCCTTTTGAAGTCGCCGTCGATCCTGAGAACCGTGGGCCTCTTAGGAGGAGATAATGCTCGTTCTCAAAGCTTAGACACACCAGATACCTCTCTCTCGACCAAAGATCTCCGACGAGCGTCCATTGCCAATCGCTCCAAGTCTTTAAATGCAGCTGGATCACTGGACCATCCCGATTCATCTCACTCCTCGGCGGCAGTATCCAATTCCTCGATACCTGTTACTGAAAGGGAACCCACTGTGATTGCCCCTGGCACATGCTTGAGCCAACAAACCCAACAAACCACTTGGATCAACGGGGCCTTGGTGACGGATGTCAAAACAAGCAAAGTCAATGCTGATTCAGCCGCTTCGCCCGGGGGAGGTTGGCCTTTGTTCTTTTCACTCCCGCATTTGATTATGATGTCCAATCTCCAAAACTTTCTGGGAGCCCGCAACTGCAAGAAGCCTTCGATTCAGCCCAATGACTACATGGACGGGTTGATTGCCAATATGAAAACCGACATGAAGGAAAG AGGGCTTCATGAAATGACTCTCCCTGACCAAGAAATTGGAGTGGCCTTGTTCGATGGACAAATGAGTGGTCTGACTAATCTTTCTCGGAGGGGTGATGCCTTGCTGGAAGCGGAAACCGACCACTTTCTTCTCACTTTTGCCCTTCAAGCCAAAGACCTAAGATGCGCTTACGGTTGGCGGAAACAACGCCTCAA AGGCGAGGTGGTGGCAAACGTGGAAAAGGTCACTCTAAACCTGAAGATCAAACAGATGCTTCCAACGAGCACTCCACCCGAACTTCTAA ATTTCCATGTGGAGGAAGTGGATGGCGTCCAGGTGTACTTGCATGGTTTGGGTCCCTTGAACGGGCTGGTGAAGCGGCTCCTTCGGGCTTTCTTGAGGAGGCATCTCAAGGATTACTTGGAGCGAGAATGTAAAGACCTCATCGCCCAAGAGCTACGAAATGCTGCCACGGAAGAAGGCTATTTTGGAAAAGGTCTCATATGA